One Paenarthrobacter aurescens TC1 DNA window includes the following coding sequences:
- the rpmI gene encoding ribosomal protein L35 (identified by match to protein family HMM PF01632; match to protein family HMM TIGR00001): MPKMKTHSGAKKRFKLTGTGKLKRQQANRRHYLEHKSSRLTRRLAGDKLVFKGDAKVIKKMLGV, translated from the coding sequence ATGCCGAAGATGAAGACCCACAGCGGTGCTAAGAAGCGCTTCAAGCTGACCGGTACCGGCAAGCTGAAGCGCCAGCAGGCCAACCGCCGTCACTACCTGGAGCACAAGTCCTCCAGGCTGACCCGTCGTCTCGCAGGCGACAAGCTCGTCTTCAAGGGCGATGCCAAGGTCATCAAGAAGATGCTCGGCGTCTAA